One genomic window of Paenisporosarcina antarctica includes the following:
- a CDS encoding iron-containing alcohol dehydrogenase → MNIFLQHNPTKLYFGKGQISQLSGEIGQKKVLVVYGGGSIKQNGVYEDVMTELEKAGATIYELPGVEQNPRLTTVHKGVEICKFEAIDILLAVGGGSVIDCTKAIAVGAKYDGDVWDLITQKTPIESALPIGTVLTLGATGSEMNPISVISNWKTKDKIGWGSSHVFPRFSILDPTYTYSVSRKQTTYAIVDSMSHALEHYFHRTKNTPMIDGFIESLLRTAIGTGPKLLEDLTSYDHRETMMYISTTAFNETLSNGTDGGDWATHRIEHAISAVYDIPHGGGLAILFPNWLEHVLEEDPSRAKMLAMNVFGISDEGKSDLEVAREGAKALRSFWNSLDAPNRLSDYDIDDHDIELIIDKTFVKPGVGTYKELDRDNVRDILTRSM, encoded by the coding sequence TGGAGGAGGAAGTATTAAGCAAAATGGTGTCTATGAAGACGTGATGACAGAACTGGAAAAAGCAGGAGCTACTATATATGAATTACCTGGCGTCGAACAAAACCCACGTCTAACAACAGTGCATAAGGGTGTTGAAATTTGTAAATTTGAAGCAATTGACATTCTTTTAGCCGTTGGTGGAGGAAGTGTGATTGATTGTACGAAAGCAATTGCTGTTGGGGCAAAATATGACGGAGACGTTTGGGATTTAATAACTCAAAAAACTCCTATAGAATCAGCTCTACCAATTGGAACCGTTCTTACTTTAGGAGCAACGGGCTCTGAAATGAACCCCATATCGGTTATTTCAAACTGGAAAACAAAGGACAAAATTGGTTGGGGATCCTCACATGTATTTCCAAGGTTTTCAATTTTAGATCCAACTTATACGTATTCGGTGTCCCGTAAACAAACAACTTATGCAATTGTCGATAGTATGTCTCATGCACTTGAACACTATTTCCATCGAACAAAAAATACACCTATGATTGATGGTTTCATTGAATCATTACTTCGAACAGCAATTGGAACAGGTCCGAAATTACTTGAAGATTTAACATCTTACGACCATCGTGAAACGATGATGTACATTAGTACAACTGCCTTCAATGAAACCTTATCGAATGGAACAGATGGTGGTGACTGGGCAACTCATCGAATTGAGCACGCTATCTCCGCAGTTTATGACATTCCACACGGTGGAGGCTTAGCCATTTTGTTTCCAAACTGGTTAGAGCATGTACTTGAAGAAGATCCTTCACGCGCGAAAATGTTAGCCATGAACGTCTTTGGAATTTCTGATGAAGGAAAAAGTGACTTGGAAGTTGCAAGAGAAGGAGCCAAAGCACTTCGTTCATTCTGGAATTCTCTTGATGCTCCAAATCGTTTAAGCGACTATGACATAGACGACCATGATATCGAATTGATTATCGATAAAACATTTGTCAAACCAGGTGTTGGTACGTATAAAGAATTAGACCGTGACAATGTCAGAGATATTCTAACTCGCTCTATGTAG
- a CDS encoding aldo/keto reductase, with translation MQRVQLTKDLSFSRIIHGLWRLSDWNKSNEEVVKLIEDCLDAGITTFDHADIYGDYTCEKKFGNALALKPALRKQMEIVTKCGIKLVSHNRPGHSIKSYDTSKEHILSSVNQSLKNFQTNYIDVLLIHRPDPFMDPSQVAEAFTQLKQEGKVRYFGVSNFKRSQFKLLQSYLDFPLITNQIELSAYHLENFEDGTLDLCQEEKISPMAWSPLAGGEIFNSNDERAKHLRSKLELIAGDIGAQGIDEVLYAWLLIHPANIMPIVGSGNFERIESAIRALDLPLTRDQWFDILQVAMGREIS, from the coding sequence ATGCAGCGAGTACAACTTACTAAGGATTTATCTTTTTCACGAATCATTCATGGGCTATGGCGTCTTTCTGACTGGAATAAGTCAAATGAAGAAGTCGTTAAACTAATTGAGGATTGCTTAGATGCTGGCATTACTACCTTTGACCATGCAGATATTTACGGGGATTATACATGCGAGAAAAAATTCGGGAATGCCCTTGCATTGAAACCAGCGCTTCGTAAACAAATGGAAATTGTCACAAAATGCGGCATTAAGCTTGTTTCTCATAATCGTCCAGGACACAGCATTAAATCCTATGATACTAGTAAAGAACATATTTTATCTTCAGTTAATCAGTCGCTTAAAAACTTTCAAACAAATTACATAGATGTCTTGCTTATTCACCGTCCTGATCCTTTTATGGACCCATCACAAGTAGCAGAGGCGTTCACTCAGTTAAAACAAGAAGGAAAAGTCCGTTACTTTGGTGTTTCAAACTTTAAACGTTCACAGTTTAAATTGCTACAATCTTATTTAGATTTCCCGCTTATAACAAATCAAATTGAGCTTTCTGCTTACCATCTTGAGAACTTTGAGGATGGAACGCTTGATCTTTGTCAGGAAGAAAAAATTTCTCCAATGGCATGGTCTCCACTGGCAGGAGGAGAAATTTTTAATTCTAATGATGAAAGAGCTAAGCATTTGCGGTCTAAGTTAGAATTAATTGCTGGAGATATTGGTGCTCAGGGAATTGATGAAGTTCTATATGCATGGTTACTGATCCATCCTGCAAACATTATGCCGATTGTTGGATCAGGCAATTTTGAGCGTATTGAGTCTGCAATTCGAGCCCTTGACTTACCCTTAACAAGAGATCAGTGGTTTGACATATTACAAGTCGCTATGGGAAGAGAAATCTCATAA
- a CDS encoding ion transporter, which translates to MKIQLKSFIEGSKFTHFITAMILINALLVGLETYPSIAKEYELWFFIIDIVVLSIFTVEILLKLIIYRASFFKNGWNNFDFIIVVGSLLLYGSSFVSVLRIFRVLRVLRTITTIPTLRRIVTALFMAIPTISSVMVLMSIIFYVYAVIGTFLYAEVSPEFFGDLGLSFISLFQIFTLESWASGIFRPIFAEIPWSWIYFMTFIVIATFIMINLIVGEIVNNAQKISDEIESETKEIKEIKEDTSEIEELKKEVGELKTMLQTLIDRK; encoded by the coding sequence ATGAAGATTCAACTCAAAAGTTTTATCGAAGGTTCAAAGTTTACGCATTTTATTACAGCTATGATTCTCATTAATGCACTACTCGTAGGATTAGAAACCTATCCAAGCATTGCTAAGGAATATGAATTATGGTTTTTCATTATTGATATAGTTGTTTTAAGTATATTTACAGTGGAAATACTACTGAAACTCATTATTTACCGAGCAAGTTTTTTTAAAAATGGTTGGAATAATTTCGATTTCATTATAGTTGTGGGAAGTTTGTTGTTATACGGTTCATCATTTGTTAGTGTGCTTAGGATTTTCCGAGTGCTGCGGGTTTTACGAACGATCACTACCATACCGACACTTCGACGAATTGTAACTGCACTTTTCATGGCTATTCCTACAATCAGCAGTGTCATGGTGCTTATGTCGATTATCTTTTATGTATATGCAGTGATAGGGACGTTCTTATATGCAGAGGTTTCTCCGGAATTCTTCGGCGATTTGGGCTTGTCATTCATTTCGTTGTTTCAAATCTTCACATTAGAGTCCTGGGCAAGTGGTATCTTCCGTCCGATTTTTGCGGAAATTCCGTGGTCATGGATCTATTTCATGACATTTATCGTGATAGCTACATTTATTATGATTAACTTGATTGTTGGAGAAATCGTTAACAATGCCCAAAAGATATCAGATGAAATTGAATCAGAAACAAAAGAAATTAAAGAAATTAAAGAAGATACGAGTGAAATTGAAGAACTCAAAAAAGAAGTTGGAGAGCTTAAAACCATGCTTCAAACATTAATTGATAGAAAATAA
- a CDS encoding sporulation histidine kinase inhibitor Sda, whose translation MSKLSTALLMESYVKAKGLKLSPEFISMLETEIRRRNSSN comes from the coding sequence ATGAGTAAACTATCAACTGCATTGTTGATGGAGTCCTATGTTAAAGCAAAAGGATTAAAGCTAAGTCCAGAATTTATTAGTATGTTAGAAACTGAAATCCGCCGGCGTAACTCTAGTAATTAA
- the ku gene encoding non-homologous end joining protein Ku, whose translation MHTVWKGSISFGLVNIPVKLHTATENKDIKLRQLHKECHTPINYQKVCSGCNKEVQSEDIVKAYEYSKNKFVVLDEEELEKLKKENEDKAVEIIDFVKLEEIDPIYFERSYFMAPDSGGAKAYSLLRKALMESGKIGVAKIMIRSKEQLAVVRVYKETLIMETIHFPDEVRSAGDVPNIPSEPIVVQKELDTALMLVDQLTTTFEPEKYTDDYRTALMELIEEKKAGNNTVTTSEKQPAAPSNVTDLMSALQASLDKTKKKKPIPRKQTARTKTS comes from the coding sequence TTGCACACAGTTTGGAAAGGAAGTATTAGCTTTGGGCTTGTAAATATTCCAGTTAAGCTTCACACTGCGACCGAAAATAAAGATATTAAGTTACGTCAACTACACAAAGAATGTCATACACCAATTAATTACCAAAAAGTTTGTTCAGGCTGTAATAAAGAAGTACAAAGTGAAGATATCGTAAAAGCTTATGAGTATTCCAAGAACAAGTTTGTTGTATTGGATGAAGAAGAACTGGAGAAGTTAAAAAAAGAAAATGAAGATAAAGCAGTAGAAATTATCGACTTTGTAAAGTTAGAGGAAATTGATCCTATCTACTTTGAACGTAGTTATTTCATGGCACCCGATAGTGGCGGAGCTAAAGCCTACTCGCTATTGAGAAAGGCATTAATGGAGTCCGGTAAAATAGGCGTTGCCAAAATCATGATTCGTTCAAAAGAACAGTTGGCAGTTGTTCGTGTATATAAAGAGACGTTAATAATGGAAACAATCCATTTTCCAGACGAGGTTAGAAGTGCCGGAGACGTACCAAATATACCAAGTGAACCAATAGTTGTTCAGAAAGAACTCGATACTGCTCTTATGTTAGTTGATCAATTAACTACAACGTTTGAACCCGAGAAATATACAGATGACTATCGCACAGCATTAATGGAATTAATTGAAGAGAAGAAAGCGGGGAATAATACTGTAACAACAAGCGAAAAACAACCCGCTGCACCATCTAATGTGACGGATTTAATGTCAGCACTCCAAGCCTCACTTGATAAAACTAAAAAGAAAAAGCCAATTCCAAGAAAGCAAACTGCAAGAACCAAGACGTCGTGA
- a CDS encoding DNA ligase D: MKPMLLTAATDIPLGKEWVYEAKYDGFRCILDWEVDATPILKSRNGKVLNQMFPEIISFCHDNQKKISSSLPLTLDGELVYLTNNFQSTFSIVQLRGRMRNQDVIMKHVKEFPCHYIVFDLLKVKGEVQTDLSITKRKHKLQKFFQKIKLPISISYEDINRIQAIDVYQDNEVLWKHIKVSNGEGIVAKQKNSSWISDKRTVQWLKIKNWRYVTVILTKYDKSNGFFHGAIYHKKALVEIVTFRHGLKEEELNTLIMLFQSSGTKLAEKVWALEPSICVEIACIDFDGKYLREPRFHAFNFDKEPSDCRWQQMQRQLFPLPKMITITHPDKPIWPVNSIQKDDYLLYLQNISPYILPFLRDRLLTVIRFPHGSMGESFYQKNSPVTVPDFVTTKLVDDIRYIVCNDVESLLWLGNQLALEFHIPFQTIKTNQPTEIVFDLDPPSVHEFSLAIEAALRMKAIFDQFGIQSFVKTSGGKGIQVYIPLPMNTFSYEDTRVFTKFVCNFLCEQEPQWFTTERLKKNRHNKLYLDYVQHDEGKTIIAPYSPRGNEQGLIATPLYWNEVCNSLKPDLFSIPLVIERLKKQGNPFRNFQQGIEEQKFADVLQQLKELVKISHK; the protein is encoded by the coding sequence TTGAAGCCAATGCTTTTAACTGCCGCAACGGATATTCCCCTAGGAAAAGAATGGGTGTACGAAGCTAAATATGATGGTTTTCGTTGCATATTGGACTGGGAGGTAGACGCTACTCCCATTCTTAAGAGTAGAAATGGGAAAGTGCTTAATCAGATGTTTCCAGAGATTATTAGCTTTTGTCATGACAATCAGAAAAAAATCAGTTCTTCTTTACCATTAACATTAGATGGAGAGTTAGTGTATTTAACGAATAATTTTCAAAGTACTTTTTCCATTGTTCAATTAAGAGGTCGAATGCGGAATCAAGATGTAATCATGAAACATGTTAAAGAATTTCCGTGTCATTATATTGTGTTTGATCTTTTGAAAGTTAAAGGAGAAGTTCAAACAGATCTTTCAATCACAAAACGAAAACACAAACTACAAAAATTTTTTCAGAAGATAAAGCTTCCAATTTCAATAAGCTATGAAGACATAAATCGGATTCAAGCAATAGATGTTTACCAAGACAATGAAGTGTTGTGGAAGCATATCAAGGTAAGCAATGGGGAAGGAATAGTCGCCAAGCAAAAAAACAGTAGTTGGATTAGTGATAAACGTACCGTCCAATGGTTAAAAATAAAAAACTGGCGATATGTCACTGTCATCTTAACTAAATATGATAAAAGCAATGGGTTTTTTCATGGGGCTATTTATCATAAGAAGGCTCTTGTTGAGATTGTGACTTTCCGTCACGGTCTTAAAGAAGAAGAGTTAAATACATTAATAATGCTATTTCAATCGAGTGGAACTAAGTTAGCCGAAAAGGTTTGGGCACTAGAACCATCAATTTGCGTGGAGATTGCCTGTATTGATTTCGATGGAAAGTATTTAAGGGAACCAAGGTTTCATGCATTTAATTTTGACAAGGAGCCAAGCGATTGTCGGTGGCAGCAAATGCAACGACAGCTTTTTCCACTTCCAAAAATGATAACAATAACCCACCCTGACAAGCCTATATGGCCGGTAAATAGTATACAAAAAGATGATTACTTACTGTACTTACAAAATATATCTCCCTATATTCTGCCTTTTTTACGTGACCGCCTTCTTACGGTTATTCGTTTTCCACACGGTTCAATGGGTGAAAGTTTTTATCAAAAAAATAGCCCAGTTACTGTTCCTGATTTTGTGACAACTAAACTGGTAGATGACATCCGTTATATTGTCTGTAATGACGTTGAATCTTTACTGTGGCTTGGAAACCAACTTGCGCTAGAGTTTCACATTCCTTTTCAAACGATTAAAACGAATCAGCCAACTGAAATTGTTTTTGACCTTGACCCTCCTTCAGTTCATGAGTTTTCTTTAGCCATAGAGGCGGCATTGCGAATGAAAGCTATTTTTGACCAATTCGGAATTCAATCTTTTGTGAAAACCTCTGGTGGAAAAGGGATACAAGTTTATATTCCATTACCTATGAACACTTTTTCTTATGAAGACACCCGGGTATTTACAAAGTTTGTTTGTAATTTCTTATGCGAACAGGAGCCGCAATGGTTTACCACAGAGCGACTTAAAAAGAATCGACATAATAAATTATATTTGGACTATGTCCAACATGATGAAGGGAAAACGATAATAGCTCCCTATTCTCCAAGAGGTAACGAACAAGGGCTAATCGCGACTCCACTATACTGGAATGAAGTATGTAATTCATTGAAACCAGATTTATTTTCCATTCCCTTAGTTATTGAAAGGTTAAAGAAACAAGGAAATCCATTTCGTAATTTCCAACAAGGAATAGAAGAACAGAAGTTTGCAGATGTCCTACAACAACTAAAAGAACTAGTGAAAATCTCTCATAAATAA
- a CDS encoding amino acid ABC transporter substrate-binding protein, whose translation MKKYLFAILSMLLVFSVILAGCSEKSDEEINTKSLLEVIKKRGKLVGGVNATIPGFGYVASDGSYEGMDIDITRAVAAAIFGDPTAVEFRPLSAEERFIAVQTGEVDVLARNTTHTTSRDASVGLAFAPVTFYDGQGMMVRKDSGIESLADLEGSRIAVESGTTTELNLADQMRKIGVSYEPVVFDNQDAAISAYEQGSVDAFTTDRSGLVSRRSTLSKPDDHFILTEVLSKEPLAPSVKDGDSKFVAVVSWTVYALIQAEEYGITQGNIESFMDSDDPEIRRFLGVEGDLGEQLGLEKDFVVQVIKAVGNYGELYDRHLGPETVFNLERGPNELWTNGGLMYSPPFR comes from the coding sequence ATGAAAAAATATTTATTCGCAATTTTAAGTATGTTACTAGTTTTTTCGGTTATCTTAGCTGGATGTTCAGAAAAATCGGATGAGGAAATTAACACGAAGTCACTGCTAGAAGTTATCAAGAAGCGAGGGAAATTAGTTGGTGGTGTTAACGCTACGATACCTGGTTTCGGTTATGTAGCTTCAGATGGAAGTTATGAAGGAATGGATATTGATATTACGAGAGCAGTTGCAGCGGCTATCTTTGGGGATCCAACTGCTGTTGAATTCAGACCATTATCCGCAGAGGAACGTTTTATTGCTGTTCAAACGGGTGAAGTGGATGTATTAGCAAGAAATACCACTCATACAACTTCTCGAGACGCGTCAGTAGGTCTTGCATTTGCACCAGTAACTTTTTATGACGGACAAGGCATGATGGTACGTAAAGATAGCGGAATTGAAAGTTTAGCAGACTTAGAAGGATCTCGGATTGCTGTTGAATCAGGAACTACAACAGAACTTAATTTGGCGGATCAAATGCGTAAGATAGGAGTCAGTTATGAGCCTGTAGTATTTGATAATCAGGATGCCGCAATATCTGCATATGAACAAGGCAGTGTGGATGCATTCACAACAGATCGTTCTGGACTTGTTTCTCGACGATCTACATTATCCAAACCGGATGATCATTTTATCTTAACGGAGGTATTGTCTAAAGAACCTCTTGCGCCATCTGTGAAAGATGGTGATTCTAAATTCGTTGCTGTTGTATCATGGACTGTATACGCGTTAATTCAAGCTGAAGAGTATGGTATTACTCAGGGGAATATTGAAAGTTTCATGGATAGTGATGATCCTGAAATCCGTCGATTCCTAGGTGTTGAAGGGGATTTGGGCGAGCAACTTGGATTAGAGAAGGACTTTGTTGTTCAAGTAATTAAAGCTGTAGGTAACTACGGTGAGCTTTATGATCGTCATCTTGGTCCAGAAACCGTGTTTAATTTAGAGCGTGGTCCAAATGAACTTTGGACAAATGGTGGCTTAATGTATTCACCACCTTTCCGATAA
- a CDS encoding amino acid ABC transporter permease, with translation MNKHSSSTSTPFWRDKRVIPILLQVIFAVIVVVAGVFFFSNALAGMRQIGMVFGFDFLGKMAAFDIGDKVIDFSSKDTYGKAFIVGILNTIKVAFIGIILATILGFIVGVSRLSTNWLVRTVAAAYVEIFRNTPLLVQIFIWFYAVFLSFPVIEKSLDVFGLFYFSNRGAVIPWLGLTPSSFIWLIAFLIGIILSFVVWKIRIKRQVETGQRKYPFFWASSSIVSLLIIAWFVTLESPLLLSIPEIAGRGYLGGYTIGPGFGALLVALVMYTASFIAEIVRGGILAVPKGQVEAAKALGLKSPTILRLVVLPQAIRIIIPPLTSQYLNLIKNSSLAAAVAYQELVGVGITILSQTGRSIEVISIVILVYLSMSLFTSLLMNIFNKYSQLVER, from the coding sequence GTGAATAAACATTCATCTTCAACGTCAACTCCTTTTTGGAGAGACAAAAGAGTCATCCCCATTCTTCTACAAGTTATATTTGCTGTGATAGTTGTTGTTGCTGGAGTTTTCTTTTTTTCCAATGCTCTTGCAGGCATGAGGCAAATTGGGATGGTCTTTGGGTTCGACTTTTTAGGAAAAATGGCTGCATTCGATATTGGGGATAAGGTGATTGATTTTTCCTCAAAGGATACCTATGGAAAAGCATTTATTGTAGGTATTCTAAATACGATAAAAGTGGCTTTTATTGGAATTATCTTAGCAACAATCCTAGGTTTCATAGTAGGGGTTTCTCGATTATCTACTAACTGGTTAGTAAGAACTGTGGCGGCTGCTTATGTCGAAATTTTCCGAAACACCCCTCTTTTAGTTCAAATTTTCATTTGGTTTTATGCTGTATTTTTAAGCTTCCCTGTTATTGAGAAAAGCCTTGATGTATTTGGATTATTCTATTTTAGCAATAGAGGAGCTGTTATCCCATGGTTAGGGTTGACTCCTTCTTCCTTTATTTGGTTGATTGCATTCCTTATCGGTATTATTCTTTCTTTTGTTGTATGGAAAATTAGAATCAAACGACAAGTAGAAACAGGTCAGAGAAAATATCCTTTTTTCTGGGCAAGTAGTTCGATTGTTAGCTTATTAATAATTGCTTGGTTTGTCACATTGGAGTCACCACTTCTATTAAGTATCCCAGAAATTGCAGGAAGGGGTTACTTAGGTGGTTATACAATTGGACCAGGATTTGGTGCACTTTTAGTTGCACTCGTTATGTACACTGCTTCTTTTATTGCTGAAATTGTTCGTGGAGGTATTTTGGCCGTTCCAAAAGGACAAGTTGAAGCAGCAAAAGCATTAGGCTTGAAAAGCCCAACCATCTTAAGACTCGTAGTTCTACCCCAGGCTATTCGGATTATTATTCCTCCCCTAACGAGTCAATATTTAAATCTAATAAAGAATTCAAGCTTAGCCGCAGCTGTTGCCTATCAAGAACTAGTAGGTGTTGGAATTACGATACTAAGTCAAACGGGTCGAAGCATTGAGGTTATTTCTATTGTAATTCTCGTCTACTTATCAATGAGCTTATTCACGTCACTTTTGATGAATATATTTAACAAATATTCGCAACTGGTAGAGAGGTGA
- a CDS encoding amino acid ABC transporter permease, with the protein MDKDELKIKELVRTEIAPPNSSIGVLGWLKENLFSNWVNVVLTIVFASITYLVLKNSIEWIFFNANWHVISANFRLLVVGQYPVTELWRVWIILTLISILMGLSWGIWKGTIGHLSTIVTGLYIILASLPFVMIETRIWLLINIIAIVATCLVGRKGLKLKKFILVGWFMMFPVIIFLLSGFGIFNHVGTNLWGGFLLTLLIAIVAIVFSFPLGVLLALGRRSKLPIIRWFSIAYIELIRGVPLITILFVAQLMLPLFLGEGINIDNVVRAMVGFTLFTAAYLAENIRGGLQSIPRGQFEAAEALGLNATFKMTFIILPQALRAVIPAIVGLFIGIFKDTSLVAIVGLTDILGIGKNIISNPEFLGTQMEVFIFIAVIFLIFCNMMSYASRRIEGALGVGKR; encoded by the coding sequence ATGGATAAAGATGAATTAAAAATAAAAGAACTAGTACGAACAGAGATAGCTCCACCTAATTCATCAATAGGTGTTTTAGGTTGGTTAAAAGAGAATTTATTTAGTAATTGGGTAAACGTGGTTCTGACGATCGTCTTTGCGTCCATTACGTATTTAGTTTTAAAAAATTCAATTGAATGGATATTCTTTAATGCCAATTGGCATGTTATTTCAGCTAACTTTAGGTTACTCGTAGTGGGTCAATACCCGGTCACAGAATTATGGAGGGTTTGGATAATCTTAACTCTTATTTCTATTCTTATGGGTCTTTCCTGGGGGATTTGGAAGGGAACAATAGGACATTTATCGACGATTGTGACTGGTTTGTATATCATCCTAGCTAGTTTACCTTTCGTCATGATAGAAACACGTATATGGTTGTTAATCAATATAATTGCGATTGTTGCTACATGTTTAGTAGGAAGAAAAGGATTAAAGTTGAAGAAATTTATCCTCGTAGGATGGTTCATGATGTTCCCAGTAATTATTTTTCTTTTAAGTGGATTTGGGATATTTAATCATGTTGGGACAAATTTATGGGGTGGCTTCTTATTAACTTTACTAATAGCTATTGTAGCGATTGTTTTTTCCTTCCCTTTAGGTGTTTTACTTGCTCTAGGGAGAAGAAGTAAACTACCTATTATTCGTTGGTTCAGTATTGCTTATATTGAATTGATCCGTGGAGTTCCGTTGATTACGATATTATTTGTTGCTCAACTGATGTTACCCTTGTTTTTGGGTGAGGGGATAAATATTGATAATGTCGTTAGAGCTATGGTTGGATTCACCCTATTTACTGCCGCTTATTTGGCAGAGAATATACGTGGAGGATTGCAATCAATCCCTCGAGGTCAATTTGAAGCTGCAGAGGCACTTGGATTAAATGCAACATTTAAGATGACTTTTATTATCTTGCCGCAGGCGTTACGTGCTGTTATCCCAGCAATTGTTGGCCTATTTATAGGAATATTCAAAGATACCTCACTCGTAGCCATTGTCGGCTTAACCGATATACTCGGTATAGGTAAGAATATAATTTCCAATCCCGAGTTTCTTGGGACACAGATGGAAGTATTTATATTCATCGCCGTAATCTTCCTTATCTTCTGTAATATGATGTCCTATGCGAGTAGAAGGATAGAAGGAGCTTTAGGCGTAGGTAAGCGATAA
- a CDS encoding amino acid ABC transporter ATP-binding protein, with the protein MFEDFNVEIPLDQREDIVVCSNLNKWFGSLHVLKDVSLNVKQGEVVVILGPSGSGKSTFIRTVNGLEEIQKGEITVDGIPLSNDVADIEAIRMETGMVFQSFNLFPHMTILKNITLAPIWVRKWSRAKAEKIALELLERVGIPEQAHKYPGQLSGGQQQRVAIARALAMQPKILLFDEPTSALDPEMIKEVLDVIKTLAGSGITMMVVTHEMNFAREVADRIVLFDFGEIIEVGPPSEIFDNPKHDRTKLFLSQIL; encoded by the coding sequence ATGTTTGAAGACTTTAACGTAGAGATACCTCTCGATCAAAGAGAAGATATAGTAGTATGTAGTAACTTAAATAAATGGTTCGGTAGTCTCCATGTTTTAAAAGACGTATCGTTAAATGTAAAACAAGGAGAAGTCGTGGTGATATTAGGTCCTTCCGGTTCAGGAAAATCTACATTTATCAGGACCGTGAATGGTTTAGAAGAAATTCAGAAAGGGGAAATAACCGTTGACGGTATTCCTCTATCCAATGATGTTGCTGATATCGAAGCCATTCGTATGGAAACAGGGATGGTCTTTCAATCATTTAACTTGTTCCCACATATGACCATTTTAAAAAATATAACTCTAGCACCTATTTGGGTCCGTAAGTGGTCCAGAGCCAAAGCGGAAAAAATAGCCTTGGAGTTACTAGAACGGGTCGGTATTCCTGAACAAGCCCATAAATACCCGGGGCAACTTTCAGGGGGACAACAGCAAAGGGTTGCGATTGCAAGAGCATTAGCTATGCAACCTAAAATCCTGTTATTTGATGAACCAACTTCTGCTTTAGATCCTGAAATGATTAAAGAAGTTTTGGATGTTATAAAAACGTTAGCTGGATCCGGAATCACCATGATGGTTGTTACACACGAGATGAACTTTGCTCGTGAAGTAGCTGACCGTATTGTTCTGTTTGATTTTGGAGAGATTATAGAGGTTGGACCTCCTAGTGAAATATTTGATAATCCAAAACATGACAGAACCAAACTTTTTTTATCTCAGATATTATAG